One region of Pogoniulus pusillus isolate bPogPus1 chromosome 19, bPogPus1.pri, whole genome shotgun sequence genomic DNA includes:
- the LOC135184140 gene encoding serine/arginine repetitive matrix protein 1-like, with protein sequence MRERLHRRVTVKVRREDFKRSQRPRQRQNLLAQRLAPADKRSPHACGAVAGSPQQRRGPATLWQITACRQPPPFHPVKERARKRESGDGAGGRQTLGGLQTPPQNGGHLWQALFSPTGAERPPQPQPDRAPQPRFEVSAQACRRGRCPPFVPLGGAEAPAPGARTESPHLKWRPPRFSGWSPCSASPQLHCSSTSRRARRARRQAWFRRASLEARSGKRAQHSSRAHQLGLSARRRRRPQPAPARAGPRCSPVPEPRARSSRPAPLTSTQTALQLRNEGEQRRYSPLYRRRHQSDGAPDASHSEPGRGRLQPAAAPESCGAGAELWPCGYAVRPFRGERGEGCATRSTLSCPARRWDVPRPGGREQRYDASAAGSCRPGHSSCRGQGSPLCPLASEREASVL encoded by the exons ATGCGGGAA AGACTTCACCGCAGGGTCACGGTTAAGGTAAGGCGGGAGGACTTCAAAAGAAGCCAGAGACCAAGACAAAGGCAGAACCTCCTGGCACAGCGCCTGGCGCCAGCGGACAAGCGCTCCCCGCACGCCTGCGGCGCAGTGGCGGGAAGCCCGCAGCAGC GGCGAGGGCCTGCTACTCTGTGGCAGATCACGGCGTGCAGACAGCCGCCTCCTTTCCACCCCGTGAAGGAGAGGGCCAGGAAAAGGGAAAGCGGAGACGGGGCGGGGGGGCGTCAGACCCTCGGCGGTCTCCAGACACCTCCACAAAATGGCGGCCACCTTTGGCAGGCACTCTTCTCCCCCACTGGCGCCGAACGGCCGCCTCAGCCGCAACCCGACCGCGCACCTCAGCCCCGCTTCGAGGTCTCCGCACAGGCCTGCAGGCGCGGCCGCTGCCCTCCCTTCGTCCCCCTCGGGGGTGCGGAGGCCCCCGCGCCAGGCGCTCGAACAGAAAGCCCGCACCTAAAATGGCGGCCACCGCGCTTCAGCGGCTGgagcccctgctctgcctcgccacagctgcactgctccTCCACCTCACGCCGGGCCAGGCGGGCACGGAGGCAGGCCTGGTTCCGCCGGGCCTCGCTTGAGGCCCGCAGCGGGAAGCGTGCGCAACACAGCTCCCGCGCCCACCAGCTAGGCCTCTCggctcgccgccgccgccgcccgcagcCCGCTCCTGCCCGTGCAGGGCCACGCTGCTCCCCCGTCCCAGAGCCCCGGGCCCGCTCCTCTCGCCCGGCGCCACTCACCTCCACTCAGACCGCACTGCAACTGCGCAATGAGGGCGAACAAAGGCGCTACAGCCCTTTATACCGCCGACGTCACCAGTCAGATGGAGCCCCGGATGCAAGCCACAGCGAGCCTGgcagggggaggctgcagcccgcCGCGGCGCCGGAGTCCTGTGGGGCCGGCGCGGAGCTCTGGCCTTGCGGATACGCCGTTCGGCCCTTCCGCGGCGAGCGTGGGGAGGGCTGCGCGACCCGGAGCACGCTGTCCTGCCCCGCCCGGAGATGGGATGTGCCGCGGCCCGGAGGGCGTGAGCAGCGGTACGATGCGAGCGCGGCTGGATCCTGCCGGCCGGGCCACTCGAGCTGCCGCGGGCAGGGCTCCCCTCTTTGTCCGCTAGCTTCGGAGCGGGAGGCCTCCGTGCTTTGA